The DNA window CCTTCCCTGTAGTTCCTGTCGATGAGCAAACGCCGGGGGCATGTATCGACTCAGAATCTCCAGCGTCGCGAATCCCCTGGTCTGCCCCCGCTCCATCAACGCCGCGCGGGCATCGGCTGGGCCATACGTACAGATTGCGTGTCGAATCGCAGACCGATCACGCCCGTCGATCGCAATTGTTCCCGCGACCGACGGGCAAGTCGTACTGTGCCGGTGACTGCGGTCGGTCAGCCGTTCAGCGGTCGAACGACAGAGATCGGGCGCAGGTAGTCGTTCAGCGTGTCCGGCGAAACGACTCCGCCGCCCATGCCGCTCTTGCCGACTCCGCCGTAGGGAACTCCGTGAACGATCACATTGTGAGCGTTGATCCAGCCGTTGCCGCTTTCGAACGCTTCGGCCACGCGGGCACACCGGGCCAGGTCCTTCGACCACACGCTGTTGCCCAGACCGTAGTCTGTGTCGTTGGCCAGTCGAATGCCTTCGTCCTCGCTGCTGAACGGAGCCAGAAACGCGACGGGGCCGAAGATCTCTTCGCGAGCCGCCACGTTGTCCAGCTTACCGGCCAACAGAGCGGGCTTCACAAAATACCCGTTTCGGCCGGGGACTTCCGCAGGTCCGCCTTCCAGAACCATTTCGGCTCCTTCGGCGACGCCCTTCTTCAGGTAGCCCAGCACTCGTTCGCGCTGTTTGGGATTCACCACCGGCCCCATCTCCGAACCTTCTTCCATCTGGTAGCCGATCTGGACCGACTTCATCCGGGTGATGCATTCATCCACGAAATCGCTGTAGATGTTCTTGTGGATCAGCCAGCGAGTCGCGTCGCAGCAGACCTGGCCGGTGTGGAACGTGATGGCCTGGACCAGCTTCTCGGCGGTTTCCTGAATGTCGACGTCGTCGAAAATAACCGCGGCGCCCTTACCGCCGAGTTCACACTTGACCGGAGTCAGGTTGCGACCGCAGGCTTCCGCGACCAGGCGGCCGACTTCCGGTGACCCGGTGAAACTCATGCGGCGGAACTTCGGATTATTGGCCACGGCGGCTCCGGCGGTTTCGCCGAATCCCGTGACGACGTTCAGAACTCCCGCGGGCAGAAGTTCCAGTTCTTCAATCATCCGGCACAGATACAGCGCGGACAGCGGCGTGTCTTCGGCCGGTTTCAACACACACGTATTTCCCGCGGCCAGTGCCGGAGCCAAGCCCCAGCCAGCCAGCAGGAACGGAAAGTTCCAGGGAATGATGAACCCGCAGGCTCCCCACGGATGCCGGGCGACCCATGCTTCGTGATGTTTCACGGCGATGACGTTGCGATAGTTGACGGCCTGTGACAGATCAGCGAAGTAGCGAAACGTGTCGATAAAGTTTTGAATATCGCCTTCCGCCTGAGCATAGATCTTGCCGCAGTCGAGCGACTCAATCTGAGCAAAGATTTCCTTCCGATTTTCAACGGCATCGGCAATGCGATGCAGAGCGGCGCTGCGTTCGTTGACCGGAAGCTTACCCCAGCCGCTGTTGTGAAACGCAGCGACGGCTGCGTCGACGGCTGCGTCGACGTCATCCTTCTGCAGACCGGTGACGGTGGCGATTTTTTCGCCGCGACCCGGGTCAACAACGTCGAACGTCTTGCCGCTCTTCGCTTCAACCCAGCGGCCTCCCACGAATGACTTATGCAGCGATGTGGACAGGAAGTCGGAGACGTCCGGATGCAGTTCGACCGAAGTTTCAAGAGTTGCGGACATGCGGCGGGTTCCTTTCGGCAGAGGTGAGACGACAGTCACGTTGGAACGAGCCGAAGATCGTACCGCTGCCCGTCGCGAAATCCAAACGTAGCCGTCGAATGCCGGACGCGGTTCGGCGAATTCGCCAGGCAACCGTCAGTGAGACGGGGCGCAGCGGCAGCCGGAGTCGCAAAACGGCCGGCCGTCAGCGGTCAGATCAGGCCGGGAATCACGCTTCCGCCGTCGACGATTTTCATCGGACGGCCAAGCGGACTGAGATTCTCGTGGGCGGCGTTAACGTTCAGGGATTTGCAGATCGTCTGGAACAAATCCTGAACCGTCACGGGAGAGTGATCGACGGCCGACCCGTCCGCCGTGGAAGCGCCGTAAACCTGACCGCCCCGGATTCTGCAGCCGGCCAGTGCGACGTTGAAGACTCGCGGATAATGATCACGGCCTGTTCGCGGATTGATCTTCGGCGTGCGGCCGAATTCACCCATCCAGACGACCAGCGTCGTGTCGAGCATTCCGCGGTCTTTCAAATCCGCGAGCAGTGCCGCCATGGCCGGATCGACTTCCGCCGCATTGGCCGCGACTCGTTCAAAGTTGTCCTGGTGAGTGTCCCAGCCGCCGGACCGTACTTCGACAAAAGTCACACCGCGTTCGACCAGTCGGCGGGCCAGCAGACAGCCGTTGCCGAAATTGGTGTCTCCATACTGATCCCGCAGATTCTGTGATTCTTCCGACGTATCGAACGCGGAGATTTCCGGAGTCAGCACCAGGTCCGATGTTGTCCTGAAAAGTGCCTGATGATTCTCCACCAGTTGCTTCGCGCCGGCTTCGGCGAATTCGTTTTCCAGACGCGTCAGCAGTCCCGATCTCCGCTGAAACCGGTCGACCGATGTTGGCAGCGAAACGTTCTGCGGCGGTTGACCGGGGCGGTTCACAACAAACGGTTCGTATTCCATTCCCAGAAAGCCGGAACCCTGTGTGCTGCTTCCGATTGAAACGAACGACGGAAGTTCGCAGGCGGGATCGGAAATCTGCTGGGCGATACACGACCCCAGCGAAGGATGTTTCACGCTGCCGGACGGAATGTAGCCCGTATGCATCTGGTACGTGGCTCGCGGATGACTGCCTTCCTTATTCGTCATCGAACGAACAATCGCGACGTCGTTCAGACTCGCGGCGACCTTCGGGAAGTATTCGGCGATTTGAATGCCGGCGACACTGGTGTCGATGGCTTTCGTCGGTCCGCCGTTGTCTGTTCCGGGCTTGGGATCAAACGTTTCAAACTGGCTTGGTCCGCCCTGCATCCAAAGAAGAATCATCGAACGTCCCTGAGCCCTGAGGCCTTCAGCGGCGGCGGCCATTACATCGCGAAACCCCAGGGTTCCGGCCGCCAGCGCGCTGGCCGAAACCGTGTGCAAAAACCGGCGGCGAGAGAATCCAGGATGGGAAACTGATACGCTGTCAAAAATGTGTGTTGTCATCAGTTCGCTCTCATAGTTGACGAGATGCTCACGCAAACGACCTATGGAAACGGGGCGTCGGGACGCCGGAAGTCACGAGACCATTCAGGGGATTCTCGGATGCCGACAAGCTGCCTGATACCCACCAAACAGAATCGACGCAACACAACGTTCAGCGCAGGCACGGTTCTTGCTTGATTGCTGAAATCCGAGTTTTCAGAATCCCTGTGTGTCTCAGTGCGTGCTGGCTGGGGTTGAGCGGGTCGCACGGCCGAAGCCTGCAAAAAATCGGAAGTACGATTCCACTCAACCCCGACCAGCACGCACTGGCAGCGGACTACCGTCACGAGTCCGCCCTGTCTCTATATTCGAAGCCGGCACCCACGTGCGACGACGACTTCACGGCAGCGCTGATTATCGCTTGCATAGAAACTCACTGCCGTTAATCAGCGACCACAGAATGTCTTCCAGCGCCGCGTTCCGATTCGGAGTTTCCTCCACGTAGCTGCGGCAAATTTCGGTTTCGGCGACCGTGGGTTTGCGACCCAGTGTCCGCAGGTAGATTCGGGAGATTGCATCGTTGTTGTCTGTCGCTTCCGCGGCGACCGACGCCACGACGCTGCCGGCTGAGTTTGACCGCACAAAGTTCTGCAGTGGTGGCGAATTCATCATGAACAGCGTCTCCGGAATCCCGCCGGTCAGGTCAGCCTGTGGTGTCGACGGATCAAAGCCGAACGTTGTGGAAAACACACGACGTCCGGGATCGCGGTCTTCTGCACCGGGAGCGTTCTGTCCGCGCCGCGGGTTCGGGCGAGGCAGCAGGCGAGTTGTCCCCAGCGTCTGACAAAGAGCGTCGTACAACTGATCGGCCCGCAGCCGCACCGGTTCGCAGCGTACGAAGCCTTCCGCGGTCGTGTTCATGGGACGCTGGTAGACCTGAGTTGCAGCAATCGTTCGAATCAGCCACTTCAGGTCGTGTCCGCTGGCGACAAATCCGTCGCACAGAACGTTCAGAGCGTCTTCGTGGACGACAGTCCGATCCGGGCCGATGTCGTCGATTGGTGTATAGAACGCGGTCCCCGTCATTTCCGACCACATGCGGTTCACGATCGAACGGGCGAACCACACGTTGTCCGGACTGGTGATGAACGTTGCCAGTGACTTTCTGCGATCCACGTCTGACTCTCCGGACGGAATCGACTTTCCGTCCAGGAAGAACTTCGGCTCAACCAGCGTGCCCTTCGAGGCGGGATCAGACAGGTCGGCCATGTAGTGTTCCGAAGCGCCCTGGCCGGGGCGGTTTGCGTTGGGAGGCTCCGCAGTCAGGATTTCGCGGATGGAAACTTCGCCGTTTCCGTCCTTGTCGATGGCGCTTTTCACGCGGTCGTTCCGGAAGACTCGCTGAACCCGCGTGCCCTGCGCTTCGTCTTCGGAAATCACGCCGTCGCGGTTGCGGTCAATGCGAGTCAGAATGGCTCGCGTCAGATTCGGACGACCTTGTGGCTGGCGGTCAAATGACGTGATGATGAAGTCAGCCCGCTTGTCGCTCTGCGGATCTCGCCGGACAGCAACGCGCGGGAAAAACGCGGCAAGCTGATGAAACTGCTCCCGCTTCCATTGATCCCACGGATGATCGTGGCAATTGGCGCATTGAATCTGAACTCCCAGAAACAGCCGGGAAGCCTCCGCGGCAATTTCTTCCGCTTGGCCTTCGTGGGCGAACATCAGTGCGGCGGCTCCGTTTTCTGAGACCTTGCCGGTCGCCGTCAGCAGATCGGTGGCGATCTGATCCCATCCGCGACCGGCGGCCAGTTGCTGACTCATCCAGCCTTCGAAGACGGGGCGAATCAGGGCCGCTCGAACGTTGGTCGCTCGCAGCAGCATGGCGTCTTCCCAGTAGCGCCCCCAGTTTTCGCCGTAGTAATCGGAAGATAGCAGCACATCGACGGTCTCGCTGCGTTTGTTCGGCGAGCCAGATTGTTCAAAGCGGGAAATTTGCCCCGGTGATGCCGGCCGACCCGCGATATCGAACGAGATTCGCCTTAAAAAGGTAGCATCGTCGACCTGAGGCAGCTTCGCGACACCTTCCGCGTCCAGAATCAGCTTGTCGACGCGTGCAGCCACGACAGAAGGCGACGGTACGCCGGATGTCGCCGGCACCGCACGTTCCTTATCGGCGGAATTTTCGACTGCCAATGCACTGATGCTGCACAGAGCCACGGCAATGGACCAGAAGATTCTCATAGAAACGCCCCTTCAATCGGCGCAGGAAGACCCCTGCATTGCGGTTTCAACCTTCGCGGACGGCAAAAGTACCGAAGAAATCTGTCCCTTTTCACAATTCGCCGGGCGTTCGCGCCGCGGGAACGCGCCACGCTTCAGAACCACGGGAATTCTACGTTCGCAGCAGTTTCAGTGTCTGCTGCATTCCCGTGACGACCGCTCCCGTATCCGAACCCAGCGCCAGGAAGCGAATACCAAGCTGCCGGTGCTGTTCGACAAGTTCCGGACGGGACAGAATGCCGGCCACCTTGCCATGCCGATTGCAGGATTCTACCACCTGTTTCAACGCATCGATGAAATGCGGCGGCGTGAAGTCACCCGGACACTGCATGTTCACCGACAAATCCAGCGGGCCGACAAACAGCACGTCGATCCCGTCGACGGAAGCGATCGCATCTGCCGCCGCGACAGCTTCGGGAGTTTCAATCTGCACCACCACCAGGCTGCGATCGTTGGCTTCGCGGAAGTAGGTCTGCCAGTTGCGTCCGAAATCGGTGGCTCGAATCGCCCCCGCGACGCCGCGATTTCCCAGCGGCGGATACTTCATGCACCTCACCGCAGCGCGAGCTTCATCCTGCGTGCTGACATAAGGGAACATGACCCCCGCGGCTCCGCTGTCCATCGCAAACTTGACCGTATCCGGATCGACGGATCGCAGCCGAACGACCGGCGCCGCTGCGGAATTCCGGCACGCCAGCAGCATGTTTCGAAGATCCGCCAGCGAACCGGAACCGTGTTCCAGATCGATCAGCAGCCAGTCAAAGCCGGTGTTGGCCGCGATTTCCACGGCTGTGGCCGATCCCAGGTTCAGAAACGTTCCGGCCATGACATCCGTGGCCAGTCGAGTGCGATCGATCCATTGCATAAGTCGTGTTTCAGCGAAGGTTGTCTGACAACGGAAGTCGGTCCGTGTATTGTTCGTTCGCCGGCCCGGGTCAACCTGCCGGCGATGGTTCTGGCCTGCCGATGAAATCTGCGGCACGGCGAGAATGGATCGGCAAATTCCATGAACTCATTTTCTGAACGGTGACATCCTATGAGATCCCGACCCGCCTGGCACGCAAACCCGATGTGTTGTCTTCTGACCGCCGCAATTCTGTTGGCTGCGTCGCTGCCCGGTTCGGCCACCGCAGCGGAGAAGCAGGCGGACACAATCATCGACATCTGGTCCGACACTCCACCCGGCCCCAAGCGCGACGTCGGTCAGGAACAGGACTTCACGAAGGACACCGACAGGCTGATTGCCGGCCGACGGATCATCAAGCTCGGTAATGTCGCCACCCCGCAGGCTCACGTGTTTCTTCCGCCGGAAGACAAACGCAGCGGCGCGGCAATCGTTGTGTGCCCCGGCGGAGGTTACAGCATTCTCGCCTGGGATCTGGAAGGAACCGAAGTGGCCGAGTGGCTGAATACCGCGGGAATCACGGCCGTCGTGCTGAAGTACCGTGTCCCGACTCGCGACCAGGAACAGAAATGGCTGGCTCCCGTTCAGGACGCTCAGCGAACAATCAGCCTGGTGCGACATCACGCTGACGACTGGGGGCTGAGTTCCGACCGGATCGGCATCCTGGGATTCTCCGCTGGAGGCGACACGGCTGCTCGCGCTGCTCTGGCGGATCACCGTCACTACGACGCACAGGATGACGCCGATCAGCAGCCGTGCCGGCCGGATGCCGCAATGCTGATTTATCCCGGTTACCTTGCCAATGAAGACCGATCGGCGCTGCAAAGTGATTTGGTCGTGTCGAAGTCGTCGCCGCGCATGTTTCTGGTTCACGCCTTCGATGACGGAGTCCCCGCCGAAAGCAGCCTGTTAATGCTTCAGGCTTTGAAGAAGGCCGGAGTTCCTTCCGAACTGCACATTTACGACGCCGGCGGCCACGGTTACGGACTGCGGCCCGTCGACGAATTTCCGGTAACCACCTGGAACCATCCGTGTTCGTCGTGGCTGAAGCGAAACGGCTGGACAAAGTAGCGGTCGACCGAACACCGGCGGCTAATTTTTTTCGGCTGAAGCGGGAAACGGCGGCGTATTTTCACGTGCTTCTCTGACGGACCGACGTCAGCCCGGCGTGCCGGTTGGCTTGACGGGCCTGAGTCGCGTCCGCATTCTGAACGCGTCCCGGCCATCCCCGCGCGGCACGTCAGATGACTGATTCCAGGCAACCCATCATTGAAGAGCAGGCTCCGGGCTCCAGCAGCGCGGCAGCGCCGCGCGTGATTGAATCGCCTGCAGCGCCCGAAGACGTTTCTGTGGCCACTCCGCCGACGTCGCGTTCGGCAACACCACAGCCGAGTGTCGGTAACGGAAAGCCGCATTCCCCGGCATCCGAACATTCCCCGGCTGCTCATCCGGTCTTCAACCGTCGAGATCAGCGGGTGCTGTTCATTTTGGGGATCGTGTTCTTCGTCATTATCGGTGCTCGCTGGGTGATGATGACGCGCAGGCCGGAGCCGTTGCCGTGGCAGCGGGGCGAGGCGTTTGACCGGCTGTTTCGCGTCGACGTGAATTCCGCCACATGGATTGAATGGAATCAACTGGAAGGGATCGGGCCGGGCTATGCTCACCGGATCGTGGCCGATCGCCAGGTCAACGGGCCGTTTGCCAGCATTGACGATGTCACGCGAGTCCCGGGAATTGGCGCATCAACGCTCGACCGCATTCGTCCGTGGCTTACAATCAGCCATGAAAGCGGTTCACTCAATGCAGCAGTCCGTGACTCCCGATCCGACACCGAACCCGACGACCACAGACGAAGCAGCACGGAATGACGGTGCGACACACCGCGAAAGCAGCCGTCGAAGGTTCACGCAATATCGCCGACGAGCCCGATCCGGAAAACTGCCGCCCGGCGGATTCCACACTTCCGGTAACTCACGGCTTCCGAAGGATCGGGTCCGCTCCGCGTCGCGACTGCTGATGCGGTTCTTTCAACTGCTGTCTCCGTTCCGCGGGCAGATCCTCTGGGCGCTGGGAACGCTGACGGTGGCGACTGTGCTGGCGCTGATTCCTCCCGCCGGCACGAAGTTTCTCGTCGACTACGTGCTGGCGCAGAAACCGCTGCCGGAACCGTGGCGGACCTGGTTTCCTCAGTTGGCAAACGCGCGGTTGCTGCTGCTGGTAACCGTGCTGGTTGTGGTCACGATTTCGCTGACCAAAATCGCGATTCACATCTGGGGACGATGGTATGCCACGCGCATCACCAAGCACATTCAGCTCGACGTACGCCGGCAGGTCTTCGAACACGCCGTGCGACTGCCGCTGCATCGTGTTCAGGAAATTCGTTCCGGCGGCGTCGCCTCAATTCTGCGGGAAGACGGCGGCAGCGTCGGCGAACTGGTGTTCGGCCTGCTGTACAACCCCTGGCAGGCCATCATTCAACTGATCGGCAGTTTTCTGGTGCTGGCCTGGATTGACTGGACGCTGCTGCTGGGAGCACTCGTGCTGCTGCCGCTGGTGTTCTTCACTCACCGGGCATGGATCGACAGGATCCGACCGCAGTTCCGTGCCATTCGAAAGCAGCGCGAACAAATCGACGCCGGCGCGGCCGAAGCGTTTGCCGGCATGAGAATCGTTCGAGCCTTCAGCCGCCAGAAACGCGAAGCCGGTCGCTTCACCACCGAAAACAATCTGATGGCCAGGCAGGAACTGTATGCCTGGTGGTGGATGCGAGCGGTAGAAATGGTCTGGGAAGCGATGATGCCCGTCAGCAGTGCCGCCCTGCTGTTCTACGGTGGCTGGCGAGTGATCGATGGAGCGATTACCGTCGGAGACCTGATGATGTTTCTGGTCTACCTGCTGATGCTGCTGCAGCCACTGGCCACGCTGGCCCAGAGCGCCACGCAGTTGCAGAACAGTCTCAGCGGTCTGGACCGAATTCTGGATCTGCTGGACGAAGAACTCGAAATGCAGTCGACCGACGATTCCATCCGCGCGGACCGCCGCACGGCACGGGGCGACATTGAATTCCGCGGCGTCACGTTCGCCTATCCCGGTACCGATACTCCGGCCCTGATCGACATCAATCTCAAAGTCGAAGCCGGGCAAACCGTCGCACTCGTCGGACCAAGCGG is part of the Planctomycetaceae bacterium genome and encodes:
- a CDS encoding aldehyde dehydrogenase family protein, whose translation is MSATLETSVELHPDVSDFLSTSLHKSFVGGRWVEAKSGKTFDVVDPGRGEKIATVTGLQKDDVDAAVDAAVAAFHNSGWGKLPVNERSAALHRIADAVENRKEIFAQIESLDCGKIYAQAEGDIQNFIDTFRYFADLSQAVNYRNVIAVKHHEAWVARHPWGACGFIIPWNFPFLLAGWGLAPALAAGNTCVLKPAEDTPLSALYLCRMIEELELLPAGVLNVVTGFGETAGAAVANNPKFRRMSFTGSPEVGRLVAEACGRNLTPVKCELGGKGAAVIFDDVDIQETAEKLVQAITFHTGQVCCDATRWLIHKNIYSDFVDECITRMKSVQIGYQMEEGSEMGPVVNPKQRERVLGYLKKGVAEGAEMVLEGGPAEVPGRNGYFVKPALLAGKLDNVAAREEIFGPVAFLAPFSSEDEGIRLANDTDYGLGNSVWSKDLARCARVAEAFESGNGWINAHNVIVHGVPYGGVGKSGMGGGVVSPDTLNDYLRPISVVRPLNG
- a CDS encoding DUF1501 domain-containing protein codes for the protein MTTHIFDSVSVSHPGFSRRRFLHTVSASALAAGTLGFRDVMAAAAEGLRAQGRSMILLWMQGGPSQFETFDPKPGTDNGGPTKAIDTSVAGIQIAEYFPKVAASLNDVAIVRSMTNKEGSHPRATYQMHTGYIPSGSVKHPSLGSCIAQQISDPACELPSFVSIGSSTQGSGFLGMEYEPFVVNRPGQPPQNVSLPTSVDRFQRRSGLLTRLENEFAEAGAKQLVENHQALFRTTSDLVLTPEISAFDTSEESQNLRDQYGDTNFGNGCLLARRLVERGVTFVEVRSGGWDTHQDNFERVAANAAEVDPAMAALLADLKDRGMLDTTLVVWMGEFGRTPKINPRTGRDHYPRVFNVALAGCRIRGGQVYGASTADGSAVDHSPVTVQDLFQTICKSLNVNAAHENLSPLGRPMKIVDGGSVIPGLI
- a CDS encoding DUF1549 domain-containing protein, which codes for MRIFWSIAVALCSISALAVENSADKERAVPATSGVPSPSVVAARVDKLILDAEGVAKLPQVDDATFLRRISFDIAGRPASPGQISRFEQSGSPNKRSETVDVLLSSDYYGENWGRYWEDAMLLRATNVRAALIRPVFEGWMSQQLAAGRGWDQIATDLLTATGKVSENGAAALMFAHEGQAEEIAAEASRLFLGVQIQCANCHDHPWDQWKREQFHQLAAFFPRVAVRRDPQSDKRADFIITSFDRQPQGRPNLTRAILTRIDRNRDGVISEDEAQGTRVQRVFRNDRVKSAIDKDGNGEVSIREILTAEPPNANRPGQGASEHYMADLSDPASKGTLVEPKFFLDGKSIPSGESDVDRRKSLATFITSPDNVWFARSIVNRMWSEMTGTAFYTPIDDIGPDRTVVHEDALNVLCDGFVASGHDLKWLIRTIAATQVYQRPMNTTAEGFVRCEPVRLRADQLYDALCQTLGTTRLLPRPNPRRGQNAPGAEDRDPGRRVFSTTFGFDPSTPQADLTGGIPETLFMMNSPPLQNFVRSNSAGSVVASVAAEATDNNDAISRIYLRTLGRKPTVAETEICRSYVEETPNRNAALEDILWSLINGSEFLCKR
- a CDS encoding aldolase/citrate lyase family protein, with the translated sequence MQWIDRTRLATDVMAGTFLNLGSATAVEIAANTGFDWLLIDLEHGSGSLADLRNMLLACRNSAAAPVVRLRSVDPDTVKFAMDSGAAGVMFPYVSTQDEARAAVRCMKYPPLGNRGVAGAIRATDFGRNWQTYFREANDRSLVVVQIETPEAVAAADAIASVDGIDVLFVGPLDLSVNMQCPGDFTPPHFIDALKQVVESCNRHGKVAGILSRPELVEQHRQLGIRFLALGSDTGAVVTGMQQTLKLLRT
- a CDS encoding alpha/beta hydrolase, which gives rise to MRSRPAWHANPMCCLLTAAILLAASLPGSATAAEKQADTIIDIWSDTPPGPKRDVGQEQDFTKDTDRLIAGRRIIKLGNVATPQAHVFLPPEDKRSGAAIVVCPGGGYSILAWDLEGTEVAEWLNTAGITAVVLKYRVPTRDQEQKWLAPVQDAQRTISLVRHHADDWGLSSDRIGILGFSAGGDTAARAALADHRHYDAQDDADQQPCRPDAAMLIYPGYLANEDRSALQSDLVVSKSSPRMFLVHAFDDGVPAESSLLMLQALKKAGVPSELHIYDAGGHGYGLRPVDEFPVTTWNHPCSSWLKRNGWTK
- a CDS encoding helix-hairpin-helix domain-containing protein — encoded protein: MTDSRQPIIEEQAPGSSSAAAPRVIESPAAPEDVSVATPPTSRSATPQPSVGNGKPHSPASEHSPAAHPVFNRRDQRVLFILGIVFFVIIGARWVMMTRRPEPLPWQRGEAFDRLFRVDVNSATWIEWNQLEGIGPGYAHRIVADRQVNGPFASIDDVTRVPGIGASTLDRIRPWLTISHESGSLNAAVRDSRSDTEPDDHRRSSTE
- a CDS encoding ABC transporter ATP-binding protein, which translates into the protein MKAVHSMQQSVTPDPTPNPTTTDEAARNDGATHRESSRRRFTQYRRRARSGKLPPGGFHTSGNSRLPKDRVRSASRLLMRFFQLLSPFRGQILWALGTLTVATVLALIPPAGTKFLVDYVLAQKPLPEPWRTWFPQLANARLLLLVTVLVVVTISLTKIAIHIWGRWYATRITKHIQLDVRRQVFEHAVRLPLHRVQEIRSGGVASILREDGGSVGELVFGLLYNPWQAIIQLIGSFLVLAWIDWTLLLGALVLLPLVFFTHRAWIDRIRPQFRAIRKQREQIDAGAAEAFAGMRIVRAFSRQKREAGRFTTENNLMARQELYAWWWMRAVEMVWEAMMPVSSAALLFYGGWRVIDGAITVGDLMMFLVYLLMLLQPLATLAQSATQLQNSLSGLDRILDLLDEELEMQSTDDSIRADRRTARGDIEFRGVTFAYPGTDTPALIDINLKVEAGQTVALVGPSGAGKTTLCNLVARFYDPTDGIVLFDGHDLRDYRVESFRSLLGVVEQDVFLFDGTIAANIAYARRDAGEAEIRAAADAANATEFIDRLVDGMQTLIGERGVKLSGGQRQRLAIARAILANPRLLILDEATSNLDTESERLIQESLGDLMQGRTSFVIAHRLSTIAGADRICVIENGQITQTGTHRELMMSGGKYRTMVEQQVQMTLGNADPALIAH